The sequence CGAGAGTGGCAAGCATCATCGGTCAGTCCCAGGGGCTCTGTGTCCCGTCAACTTGGTCTCCTCCTCGTCCACGCGTGAATATCTCGCCTCAGCAGCGCCGAAACGCTCTGTTGCTGGCCCGCGGCGCTTCACCGCATTCCGTTCGTCCTCCAGTTCCCCTCTTTCCCGGTACGGGAAGCAGTACACCACAGCATCCACAGACACAACATCATCGTCGAGCGATGTCTACGTCTAATCTCCCGCTCGGTATGGTGTCTCTCTGCATCTGCCGTGCGTCTTGTGGCTAACCAGCGTCCAGATATCGGAACCCTCCTGGATCTCTCGACGGACCAGTACGTCGAGGACCTGGGCTCTTCTTCCCACGGTTCCTTGTTAGATCAAGATCAGCTCGATCAGCTTATCAACTTCAATTCTGTCGTAGAACAGATGCCCGCCCAGACCGTGTCTCCAAATGACTTGATGATGGACTCGTCCGCCCCACCGTCAACCTCCTTCACCGACATGAGCACTCCCTCGTTTGAGTCCCCCGGCTACTTCAGCCATGATACCTCGCCGCTCATTGCTACTGATTCGGACCTTGGCCCCGGCCATGAAGAGTGGGAGTCGTTGTTCCCGGTTGAATCCGCGATGCTTCCAAAGTTCGATGAGAAGGTGCCTCTCTGCTCACCAAAAGCACCCAGCGCGCTCATCACACCTATGACCCGCACTGCATCCTCTCCCGGAGCATCTCCCCGCAACAGCCGGTCTTCAACTCGCCCTTCCTCCATCTCTGGAGTCAAGCCACGCAATCGAGATAAGCCTCTTCCACCAATCGTTTATGATACCAGCGATCCTGTTGCCGCCAAGCGTGCAAGGAACACAGAAGCTGCTCGCAAATCTCGCGCCCGTAAGGTCGAACTCCAGGAGCAAATGGAGCGTCGCATCGCTGAATTGGAGAAGGCCTTGGAGGATAGCCGTCAACGCGAGGCGTACTGGAAGTCTCTCGCGGAGACTCAACAGTAACAATGGTCTTGCTCTCTGCTGTGATTCTTTTTTTCCGACTTGGATTGATCTTGTACTGTTTTGTTTATGTGATACTGTGTGGGCCTGTGATGATGGGCGGTTCGAGCCATGCCTTGATCGTCCAACCGCATCGACGATGATCCGTTGTTTGAACGGTAGTCATGCGCGATCGTTATAAAAGTTGGTTTTTCGGAGGATTTTTCTGATGTCATTATTATCTCCGTCCTCTCGTGTTCAAGAAACTtattgtgtgtgtgtttttCTTCGGCATGCACTCCTGTGCCGCTGTGCGTTCCATCTTCATTTGCTCCGTCTGTTCCATTTTTATATTTAGGCCGGTTCTGACGTCTCCTCGACCCTGTTTGGCAGGATTGACTCGTGGCCTTAATGCGACATGTTCATCCTACCACTTTTCACAATAACAATATTTACCAATCTATTTATTGTGCGTTTGAGACGAAACTCGTAAGTGAAAAGTGGAGCGATTCCATTCTGTCGCTGAGGGCCTCGACCCTTAATTCTTTTACCGGCTTTGATCTCGGTCGTGTTGAACATTTAAGTTAGGAGAGATGCTCTCCATCTTAGGTTTAGCAGTAGGTAGCCAAGACGGGGAGTGACATAGATTTTGACGGTCATTCACTCGTATTAttgtttttccttctttcttttgggGCGAGACCGTTCCATCCCTGCCGCATCGATGTATCGCATtgccaaagaaaaaaagaagaagaataaccCGGCAACTCCGTTCCGGGCAGTGATCAGGTGCCCTTCTCCCATCCCCCGCAAGACTTTCCCGCCGGCAAATTCATGAATGCCGTTTGCAATTCCCCCTGTTACACGCCTAACACCCGGAAGgcggaaaaaaagagaataaacCTAAGAAACTAAGTATCATACACGCACTCCCTACAAACTGCTTTAAGAAattagaaaaaaaaaggagctgGTGGTATTATGTCCTACTAGCTAGCTATGGAGTTTTTACATATTGATTATTCAGGTACATGCGAAAAAagctttaaaaaaaaaaaaaaaaaaaaccaccAACAACAAAAGGATATCAATTCCACCCTCCCCCCTCTTTCTTATTTCTCCGCCGCACGTACGATCAAGACTGTCATTTTCTGTACTTGTGCTCTGCCAAAGGGAATAAACAGACGATGAGCAAGCACACTAGGGCTGTTCTTCCTATGAGAGGCTGCACAAGGAAGACTCGGGGCGAGGATCGAACCTGCGCACCGGCCTGTGAGGCAAACAGTTCAGAAGGTAGCCCCGGggcggggggggggggggggggggggggggggggggggaatgtgcaaaaaaaaaaaaaaaaaaaaaaggatggaTTAGAGAAGCAAAAAGATGTATGTGGACATCTAAAAGAGCACAGAGAAACCCGATCAGCTTCCGTCATCCATTCCATTGAGAAAGCGGATGGTTGGAAGCCCAAAAGCCCAAAGCCCCATCTTCTCAGCTCGGTAAcgagggaaaaaagaagggggaaaaaaaaggaaaaggagaatACCACCCATCATATCGCCCACTGAAATGAACCAAATATTGCTTTTTTGTCCAAAAAAGATTGAAAAGCCGCACCGCACATCAGGGAAGCATTGCAGATCAGAGAGAGCAAAAGCGAAGTAAACAACCCCCACAAACTTGAAACTAAGATGGTCTCGCTAATCCCACACATCAATAAGAGAAAATATGCTGTTTGTGATATCAACCATAGGGGCAACTTGCGAGGAAACAGTGAAGACATGAGTTTTGAAACAGAAGGGCATAAAAACTCCCAGAAGACCATATATCGCCACACACCTATTCCCCGATCGATTCCCCATAATCCCCACACGCCAGTGCCCATGAGCGaaagaataaaaaaacaTCAAAAATAACAATGCAAAAGCAACTTGGTAATAAGCAGCTAATGAAAACATCATTGAACGCGATTGAAACGAAAGGGGGTATGTATCAGACGGACAAAATCCGCCCACACATGTAGAAAAGGCGAGGAAAAAAACAGGCAAAATCTGGTACATGGTATATGGCAAAAAGGCTTCCTTATCTCTTTCCCCGCAACTCTCAAATGCTCAAAGAGAATTAATCACACCAAAGTAAAGcgaggggaaaaagaaaagcagcagcagcgtttcttcccctttttttttgctttcctGTTTGTCACCATATCTATAAAAATGACAGGATCCTTTTTATATTGCCgattattttctttcttttttctttcacaATGATAATTGTGAATATCGAGGGCCTTCTGCGCTATATGGTAGGACCTGCAGACGTGTCGACAACGTTATCGGAGAGGTTGATGAGAAGCTGAGCAAGGCATCGTTTCGTGGCAGCATCGTCACGGAGAACAGAGGAGAATGTAGCATCACGAAGTGGCTCCGGCAGACATTGACGAAGGGCTTCTCTCGCCCGGTTGTTGTCGCTAAGTCTAATCATCATCACAGTAAGCGGGTAGGTCTCTCAAGGCTAATTCCCAGTGGAGAACTTACCGAAGGAAACAGCGCACGACGTGCTTGAGCAATCTAACTGTCTGCTGCTCAACAAGCTGAGTGACCATGTTGCTCAGGACTGAGCCGACAGCATAGAAACGTTCGTACGTGGCACAGATGTAGGCGAGACCGATATCGTCGAGCAATATTTTTTGAACGATAAAGATGGCCACGGTCTTGCTCAGCTCAGATCCGGTTTCCATGATCCGTAGACAGAGGGGGATGATTTCAGTTGTAAGAAGGAAGTTGATGACATCCGACGAATCATTTTTCACCAGAGCACCGATCACACCCAGGGATGTGAGGCGAAGGTATTCAAAAGGGCGGGACTTTGAGGTGGTGTTGAGAAACGGGTAGAGGAAGAGTGGAATATGAGCTACGGAAAAAGATCCATTGGTTAAGAGCCCCACAACAACAGACACAATGTGTGTAGcaacattttttttttttttttttttttttttttttggtttggggagggggaaaaacAATCTCACCATTCAGAAAAAGAGCCCGCGTTTCATTGTGAGAGGCGACACACTGCAAGAGAGCAAGGGCGTTGCAGACTCGGTTTGACGCAGCGGCAGTCAACTGGGAAGGATTCAGCAACGGGTAGACGGAGATTATCTCCTGCAGCAACGATGTCATAACACCTGCGTTCAGTTAGTACCTTAAGGAACGTAACTGCGACAATGAAACGAAGTGGACGGAGGGACATTGACATACCGAATGAATGCCATA is a genomic window of Coccidioides posadasii str. Silveira chromosome 3, complete sequence containing:
- a CDS encoding uncharacterized protein (EggNog:ENOG410PP0E~COG:K), whose protein sequence is MGVQMVAEIADGTGLDDFIRNELKSAARFPRDASVAASRENEPEQRVPGRDMSAQPSSRPVSCTREVPRSYQKRLRANYVRSVGVTHWPISSVNGGVGVPNQAKREGIFSPTTRRTAIRPAEELSSSSQTPTPTITFDFTSFTTDNQQSTWPPQPPSSQQPPAPSNPLHAPHNDFVLFPAPSRIRDWNSPQANPPRPAVPLNPASARNFRRHSFLAQQHQHKLQARSSGSPVAQDPRVASIIGQSQGLCVPSTWSPPRPRVNISPQQRRNALLLARGASPHSVRPPVPLFPGTGSSTPQHPQTQHHRRAMSTSNLPLDIGTLLDLSTDQYVEDLGSSSHGSLLDQDQLDQLINFNSVVEQMPAQTVSPNDLMMDSSAPPSTSFTDMSTPSFESPGYFSHDTSPLIATDSDLGPGHEEWESLFPVESAMLPKFDEKVPLCSPKAPSALITPMTRTASSPGASPRNSRSSTRPSSISGVKPRNRDKPLPPIVYDTSDPVAAKRARNTEAARKSRARKVELQEQMERRIAELEKALEDSRQREAYWKSLAETQQ
- the RCD1 gene encoding Cell differentiation protein rcd1 (EggNog:ENOG410PFZX~COG:S), whose translation is METGSELSKTVAIFIVQKILLDDIGLAYICATYERFYAVGSVLSNMVTQLVEQQTVRLLKHVVRCFLRLSDNNRAREALRQCLPEPLRDATFSSVLRDDAATKRCLAQLLINLSDNVVDTSAGPTI